A stretch of Chionomys nivalis chromosome 2, mChiNiv1.1, whole genome shotgun sequence DNA encodes these proteins:
- the LOC130869495 gene encoding olfactory receptor 8K3-like translates to METHNLTVVTEFILMGITDRPELQAPLFGLFLIIYLISLVGNLGMIVLTMVDSRLKTPMYFFLRHLAITDFGYSTAIGPKMLANFVVIQNTISFNLCATQLSFFLLFIACELFILSVMSYDRYVAICNPLLYNVIMSQTICWVMVAVPYIYSVFVSLIVTINIFSSSFCGYNVIHHFYCDGLPLISLLCSNTDKAEMIILVLSAINLISSLLVILVSYLLILRAILRMNSAEGRKKAFSTCGSHLTVVTVFYGTLIFMYVQPKSSHSFNTDKIASIFYTLVIPMLNPLIYSLRNKDVKHALRKTGKTICNYFS, encoded by the coding sequence ATGGAGACCCACAACCTTACAGTGGTGACTGAGTTCATCCTGATGGGCATCACTGACCGCCCTGAGCTGCAGGCCCCATTGTTTGGACTCTTCCTCATCATCTATCTGATTTCACTGGTGGGAAACTTGGGCATGATCGTCCTCACCATGGTGGATTCCAGGCTAAAAACTCCTATGTACTTCTTTCTCAGACACCTTGCTATCACAGATTTTGGTTATTCAACTGCTATTGGACCTAAAATGTTAGCAAATTTTGTTGTCATTCAAAATACAATATCATTCAATCTTTGTGCTACACAATTatccttctttcttctgttcattGCTTGTGAACTTTTCATCCTCTCTGTGAtgtcctatgaccgctatgtagcCATCTGTAACCCTCTGCTATACAATGTCATCATGTCACAAACTATATGTTGGGTGATGGTGGCAGTCCCATATATTTACAGTGTATTTGTTTCCCTCATAGTtactataaatattttctcttcatcCTTCTGTGGCTACAATGTTATCCATCATTTCTACTGTGACGGTCTGCCCTTGATATCTCTGCTCTGCTCAAATACAGATAAAGCTGAAatgataattttagttttatctgCTATCAACTTGATATCCTCCCTTTTGGTGATCCTTGTCTCCTACCTTCTCATTCTTAGAGCTATTCTCAGGATGAACTCagctgagggaaggaagaaggcttTCTCCACCTGTGGATCTCACCTGACAGTAGTCACTGTCTTCTATGGGACTttgatatttatgtatgtgcagcCCAAGTCCAGTCACTCCTTCAACACTGACAAAATAGCTTCCATCTTTTATACCCTGGTCATCCCTATGTTGAATCCCTTGATCTACAGCTTGAGGAATAAAGATGTAAAACATGCTCTTagaaagacagggaaaactaTATGCAATTACTTCTCATAG